The following are encoded together in the Rhizobium brockwellii genome:
- a CDS encoding p-hydroxycinnamoyl CoA hydratase/lyase, whose translation MTDMQSPVLVEFDNGIAFVTLNRPEKRNAMNPALNIRMLEVLDELEGDQRCGVLVLRGAGESWSAGMDLKEYFRDNDDKPRDVTLKARRQSGNWWGRLMYFEKPTIAMVNGWCFGGAFTPLVSCDLAIAAEEANFGLSEINWGILPGGNVTRAVAEVMRHRDALYYIMTGELFGGRKAAEMGLVNEAVPLAELETRVRKICASLLEKNPVTLKAAKDTYKRVRNLPWDLADDYIYAKLEQMLFLDKTKGREEGLKQFLDDKTYQPGLGAYKRDR comes from the coding sequence ATGACCGATATGCAATCGCCGGTTCTGGTCGAATTCGATAACGGCATCGCTTTCGTGACCCTCAACCGTCCGGAAAAGCGCAATGCGATGAATCCGGCCCTGAATATCAGGATGCTCGAAGTGCTCGACGAGCTCGAGGGCGACCAGCGTTGCGGCGTCCTCGTCCTGCGCGGCGCCGGCGAATCCTGGTCCGCCGGCATGGATCTGAAGGAATATTTCCGCGACAATGACGACAAGCCGCGTGACGTCACGCTGAAGGCGCGGCGCCAGTCCGGCAACTGGTGGGGCCGGCTGATGTATTTCGAAAAGCCGACGATCGCCATGGTCAACGGCTGGTGCTTCGGCGGCGCCTTCACGCCGCTCGTTTCCTGCGATCTCGCCATCGCCGCCGAGGAGGCGAATTTCGGCCTTTCCGAGATCAATTGGGGCATTCTGCCGGGCGGCAATGTCACCCGCGCAGTCGCCGAAGTGATGCGCCATCGCGACGCTCTCTATTACATCATGACCGGCGAACTGTTCGGCGGACGCAAGGCCGCGGAAATGGGTCTCGTCAACGAGGCCGTGCCGCTGGCGGAGCTGGAAACCCGGGTCCGCAAGATCTGCGCCAGCCTGCTCGAAAAGAACCCGGTGACGCTGAAGGCTGCCAAGGACACCTACAAGCGGGTGCGCAACCTGCCATGGGATCTGGCCGACGATTACATCTACGCCAAGCTGGAACAGATGCTGTTTCTCGACAAGACCAAGGGACGCGAGGAGGGGCTGAAGCAGTTCCTCGACGACAAGACCTATCAGCCGGGGCTCGGCGCCTATAAGCGCGACCGCTGA
- a CDS encoding NAD(P)-dependent alcohol dehydrogenase has protein sequence MKIHAAVARTPHTPFSLERLDLEEPREGEILVRVVATGVCHTDIVMRDQHLPVPQPVVLGHEGAGIVERVGPGVAKVKPGDHVVMTFNSCGHCPSCNDHEETYCHEFFPRNFFGARADGSSGLSCEGERVHGNIFGQSSFASHALCHERNIVKVPEDADLALLGPLACGIQTGAGAVMNALKVEPGKVLAVFGMGSVGLAAVMAARIVGASRIIAVDVNETRLALAAELGATDIVNGKAGDAVAAIMALTGAGVDYSIDASGVPAVIDQCVRVLAPRGTCGIVGASPHGATLTLDLTHILSGGRRVRGIVEGDSNADVLIPLLIDLHRQGRFPFDRLITFYDFADINQAVEDSEKGIVLKPVVRQPAV, from the coding sequence ATGAAAATCCATGCCGCGGTGGCGCGTACGCCCCATACGCCGTTTTCGCTGGAAAGGCTCGATCTGGAGGAGCCGCGCGAGGGTGAAATCCTGGTTCGCGTCGTGGCAACAGGGGTTTGCCACACCGATATCGTCATGCGCGACCAGCACCTGCCGGTGCCGCAGCCGGTCGTGCTCGGCCATGAAGGCGCCGGCATCGTCGAGCGTGTCGGGCCGGGCGTTGCCAAGGTCAAACCCGGCGATCACGTGGTCATGACCTTCAATTCCTGCGGTCATTGCCCGAGCTGCAACGATCATGAGGAGACCTATTGCCACGAATTCTTCCCGCGCAACTTCTTCGGTGCGCGCGCCGATGGTTCGAGCGGGCTCTCATGCGAGGGAGAGCGGGTTCACGGCAATATTTTCGGCCAATCCTCCTTTGCCAGTCACGCGCTGTGCCATGAGCGCAATATCGTGAAAGTGCCTGAGGATGCGGATCTGGCGCTGCTCGGGCCGCTCGCCTGCGGCATCCAGACCGGCGCCGGCGCGGTCATGAACGCGCTGAAGGTCGAGCCGGGAAAGGTGCTCGCGGTTTTCGGCATGGGCTCCGTCGGTCTTGCTGCCGTGATGGCGGCGCGGATCGTCGGAGCGTCACGGATCATCGCCGTCGACGTCAACGAGACGCGGCTGGCGCTTGCGGCGGAACTCGGCGCGACTGATATCGTCAACGGCAAGGCGGGTGACGCGGTCGCCGCGATCATGGCGCTGACCGGCGCCGGCGTCGATTATTCGATCGATGCCTCCGGCGTGCCTGCCGTCATCGACCAGTGCGTGCGGGTGCTGGCGCCGCGCGGCACCTGCGGCATCGTCGGGGCCTCGCCCCATGGCGCGACGCTGACGCTCGACCTCACCCATATCCTGTCCGGCGGGCGCCGGGTCCGCGGCATCGTCGAGGGCGATTCCAATGCCGACGTGCTGATCCCGCTGTTGATCGACCTGCATCGGCAGGGCCGCTTCCCCTTCGACAGGCTCATCACCTTCTATGATTTCGCCGACATCAACCAGGCGGTGGAGGATTCGGAAAAGGGCATCGTGCTGAAACCGGTCGTGCGTCAGCCGGCCGTCTGA
- a CDS encoding coniferyl aldehyde dehydrogenase, with protein MNAITAIATDTSFDVMKALLDRQRASFLRDGPPGIDARIDRIDRVIALLVDHKDAIAAALSEDFGSRSVEASLLLDVFTCVGSLKYAKAHLAEWLKPEQHEALFPDAVAKVVYQPKGVVGILSPWNFPYQLALAPLAGILAAGNRTMIKPSEVTPASAALMADLIAGAFDETEISVVQGGPATGTAFTSLSFDHLIFTGGTAIAHHVMRAAAENLTPLTLELGGKSPVIVGRSADLADAARRVMTVKTLNAGQICLAPDHVYVPEESVKAFAEHAVAAVGAMYPALKENPDYTSIVNARHHARIQGLIDDARAKGARVVEINPAAENFSQQSARRMPPTLILDPTEEMRVLQEEIFGPVLPVLPYRDIADVIDRINARPRPLALYYFSQDQQEEARVLDNTTSGGVTVNDCMSHVTAEGLPFGGVGHSGMGAYHGKFGFLAFSHPRAVYHQSRMVEAEYMMRPPYGDAMRGFLAAAICK; from the coding sequence ATGAACGCCATCACCGCAATCGCCACCGATACCAGCTTCGATGTCATGAAGGCGCTGCTTGACAGGCAAAGGGCGTCTTTCCTGAGGGACGGGCCGCCGGGCATCGACGCCCGCATCGATCGCATCGACCGCGTCATCGCCCTTCTTGTCGATCATAAGGATGCGATTGCCGCTGCCCTGTCGGAGGATTTCGGCAGCCGTAGCGTCGAGGCGAGCCTGCTGCTCGATGTCTTTACCTGCGTCGGTTCGCTCAAATATGCCAAGGCCCATCTGGCCGAATGGCTGAAGCCCGAGCAGCACGAGGCATTGTTCCCGGACGCTGTGGCCAAAGTGGTCTATCAGCCGAAGGGGGTTGTCGGAATCCTCAGCCCGTGGAATTTCCCCTATCAGCTCGCCCTGGCGCCGCTTGCCGGCATTCTTGCCGCCGGCAACCGCACCATGATCAAGCCGTCTGAGGTAACGCCGGCTTCGGCCGCCTTGATGGCGGACCTCATTGCCGGCGCCTTCGACGAAACGGAAATATCAGTCGTTCAGGGCGGACCGGCGACGGGCACGGCCTTTACATCGCTTTCCTTCGACCATCTGATCTTCACCGGCGGAACGGCGATCGCCCATCATGTCATGCGCGCGGCGGCGGAAAACCTGACGCCGCTGACGCTTGAGCTCGGCGGCAAGTCGCCCGTTATCGTCGGCCGCTCGGCCGACCTCGCAGACGCGGCACGCCGCGTCATGACCGTCAAGACGCTGAACGCCGGCCAGATCTGCCTGGCGCCGGACCATGTCTATGTGCCCGAGGAAAGCGTCAAGGCCTTTGCGGAACACGCGGTCGCGGCGGTCGGCGCGATGTATCCGGCGCTGAAGGAAAATCCTGATTACACCTCGATCGTCAATGCCCGCCATCACGCCCGCATCCAGGGCCTGATCGACGATGCCAGGGCCAAGGGCGCGAGGGTCGTCGAGATCAACCCGGCGGCAGAGAATTTCTCCCAGCAATCGGCTCGCCGCATGCCTCCGACCTTAATACTCGATCCGACGGAAGAGATGCGCGTGCTGCAGGAAGAAATCTTCGGACCGGTGTTGCCGGTCCTTCCCTATCGCGATATCGCCGACGTCATCGATCGTATCAATGCCAGGCCGCGCCCGCTCGCTCTCTATTATTTCAGCCAGGATCAGCAGGAGGAGGCCCGCGTTCTCGACAATACGACCTCCGGCGGGGTGACGGTCAACGACTGCATGAGCCACGTCACGGCGGAAGGCCTGCCCTTCGGCGGCGTCGGCCACTCGGGCATGGGTGCCTATCACGGCAAGTTCGGCTTCCTCGCCTTCTCGCATCCGCGCGCCGTCTATCACCAGAGCAGGATGGTGGAAGCGGAATACATGATGCGGCCGCCCTATGGCGATGCGATGCGCGGCTTCTTGGCGGCGGCGATCTGCAAGTAA
- a CDS encoding diguanylate cyclase, with product MIGSVHVLEGGSNAVNGIWTQFGGNLSFVCLAISLWAHFSIQFQRRSATQEKIAFGIVAGAASIGSILLAVEFNPGLYIDLRFSPLALAGMFGGPIAAAFAVLMAMAFRFCVGGVAMIDGIVAISAATGIGLVANVWIRKRSPALMDVALLSLALGGVLVVSMATLPTLVHARVLAIIGLPMTVLNCLATVLCGFILLKTQQWALERSILVTAFSQSPDYLYVKDRNSRFITVNENMIRLYRFKTTAEMTGLSDFNLLSRPLAEGLYYLEQQVMDTGVPLIDSVEHIEGRSLLASKVPLRDRQGRVIGLAGVTRDVTERTVLERELRESKNLLSHAMAGMSDGIAMYDSKGFLVFCNDQYRTAFPLSGDARVVGAHISDILRRVAETAERTGIPDNDCEEWIKVATAALHSNKDEEVQLYNGDWRSIRTRLAEDGTAMAVVSDITATKQAEIALRLSAEQLKSLAETDGLTGMVNRRAFDEAFARETAGSARKNTPFSLLMVDIDRFKAYNDTYGHPAGDQCLRIVSRCLRQSVSRPADIVARYGGEEFVVLLPATSAKGAMIVAEQFARLLSQENIVHTGSEFGRVTASIGISCATGVTLRVNPNRLLTEADAALYDAKTQGRNRILAHSPDERHAMKDVG from the coding sequence ATGATTGGTTCGGTACATGTATTGGAAGGTGGATCCAACGCAGTGAATGGCATCTGGACGCAATTCGGTGGCAACCTGTCATTCGTGTGCCTGGCGATTTCGCTCTGGGCGCATTTCTCGATCCAATTTCAGCGTCGTTCGGCCACACAGGAAAAAATCGCCTTCGGAATCGTAGCCGGCGCCGCCTCGATCGGATCGATATTGCTGGCCGTCGAATTCAATCCTGGCCTCTATATCGACTTGCGCTTCTCGCCGCTTGCTTTGGCGGGCATGTTTGGCGGACCGATCGCGGCGGCTTTTGCGGTGTTAATGGCAATGGCCTTCCGCTTCTGTGTCGGCGGCGTAGCAATGATCGACGGGATCGTAGCAATTTCCGCCGCGACCGGCATCGGCCTGGTTGCCAATGTCTGGATCCGCAAAAGATCTCCCGCGCTGATGGACGTTGCGCTGCTGAGCCTCGCACTCGGCGGCGTACTTGTTGTATCGATGGCAACGCTTCCTACCCTGGTGCACGCCCGCGTGCTGGCCATCATCGGTCTGCCTATGACCGTATTGAATTGCCTGGCGACTGTGCTGTGTGGTTTCATTCTGTTGAAGACGCAGCAATGGGCGCTGGAACGAAGCATATTGGTGACCGCATTTTCGCAGTCGCCCGACTATCTCTACGTGAAGGACCGAAACAGCCGGTTCATCACCGTCAACGAAAATATGATCCGCCTCTATCGTTTCAAGACGACGGCAGAGATGACCGGATTGTCGGATTTTAATCTGCTGTCGCGGCCGCTTGCCGAAGGGTTGTATTATCTCGAACAGCAGGTCATGGACACCGGCGTGCCTCTGATCGACTCCGTCGAGCATATCGAAGGCAGATCCCTGCTCGCCTCCAAGGTGCCGCTGAGGGATAGGCAGGGGCGGGTGATCGGCCTTGCCGGCGTAACGCGCGATGTGACGGAGCGTACTGTCCTGGAGCGGGAATTGCGCGAAAGCAAGAACCTGCTGTCGCATGCGATGGCCGGCATGTCTGATGGTATTGCCATGTACGACAGCAAGGGTTTTCTTGTTTTTTGCAACGACCAGTATCGCACCGCCTTTCCGCTATCCGGAGATGCCCGCGTGGTTGGCGCGCATATCAGCGACATCCTCCGCCGCGTCGCCGAAACGGCCGAGCGCACCGGTATCCCGGACAATGACTGCGAAGAGTGGATCAAGGTCGCCACCGCTGCGCTGCACAGCAACAAGGACGAAGAGGTTCAGCTTTACAACGGCGACTGGCGCAGCATCCGGACACGGCTTGCGGAAGACGGCACGGCGATGGCCGTCGTCTCCGACATCACCGCGACGAAGCAGGCGGAAATTGCGCTGAGGCTGTCGGCGGAGCAGCTGAAGTCCCTTGCCGAGACCGATGGGCTCACCGGCATGGTCAATCGCCGGGCCTTCGACGAAGCTTTCGCCCGTGAGACCGCCGGCAGCGCCAGGAAAAACACGCCGTTCAGCCTTCTGATGGTCGATATCGATCGCTTCAAGGCATATAACGACACCTATGGTCATCCCGCCGGAGACCAATGCCTGCGTATCGTCAGCAGGTGTCTGCGCCAGTCGGTAAGCCGGCCGGCCGATATCGTCGCACGCTACGGCGGAGAGGAATTCGTGGTTCTGCTGCCTGCAACCAGTGCGAAAGGGGCAATGATCGTTGCCGAGCAATTCGCGCGTCTCCTCAGCCAGGAGAATATCGTTCATACGGGCAGCGAATTCGGACGGGTAACCGCCAGCATCGGCATATCCTGCGCGACGGGGGTCACGTTGAGGGTCAACCCGAACCGCCTCCTGACCGAGGCCGATGCCGCGCTCTACGACGCCAAGACCCAAGGCCGCAATCGCATCCTGGCCCATTCGCCCGACGAGCGGCATGCCATGAAGGACGTCGGTTAG
- a CDS encoding FdhF/YdeP family oxidoreductase has translation MDTKFIGKKSAAAGGWGALKSCGKRLLQSGMPISGARTMLKANQPDGFDCPGCAWGDPEHGSSFEFCENGVKAVAWEATEKRATPAFFAEKTVSQLRQLTDYELELNGRLTHPMRYDAVSDRYLPVAWKDAFAEIGSILTGLDNPNRAEFYTSGRASNEAAFLYQLFVRVYGTNNFPDCSNMCHEASGIAMRQAVGVGKGTVLLEDFEEADAIFVIGQNPGTNHPRMLGDLRRAAIRGARVVVFNPIRERGLERFSDPQDKIEMLKGGSTDIASLYLQPQLGGDMAAVRGMAKAVLATEDAAVAAGLPSVLDHAFLAEHCAGFAEYRAAVEATSWADIEDQSGLSRQEIERAADVYINAERVICTWAMGVTQHLHSVATIREIANFMFLRGNIGRPGAGLCPVRGHSNVQGDRTVGINEKPSDDILDALEKHFRFTVPREHGHNVLAAIGAMLDGSAEAFIGLGGNFARATPDSALVEKALRRLKLTVHIATKPNHSHLMPGETAFILPCLGRTEMDLNTAGNSQLVSVEDSMSMVHGSAGINRPASPHLLSEVAIIAGIAQATVGSDVVGWAELADDHDRIRDHIEATIPGFENYNARLRKPRGFHLRNTAAHREWDTLAGKASFSCEALPDETVHQRARKGEGRFALQTFRSHDQYNTTVYGLDDRYRGVYGERQVIFIHPADLKAMNAEAGDRVDVVGEHDDGIERIAENFRFVPYDIPRGSIAGYYPELNVLVPLGSAGRESDTPTSKSIMVSFRRRQAA, from the coding sequence ATGGACACAAAATTCATCGGTAAGAAATCGGCAGCAGCCGGCGGCTGGGGCGCTTTGAAGAGCTGCGGCAAGCGTTTGCTTCAAAGCGGCATGCCGATTTCAGGGGCGCGGACCATGCTGAAGGCGAACCAGCCGGATGGCTTCGATTGTCCGGGCTGTGCCTGGGGCGATCCGGAGCACGGATCGTCGTTCGAGTTCTGCGAGAACGGCGTGAAGGCCGTCGCCTGGGAGGCGACGGAGAAACGGGCCACGCCCGCCTTCTTTGCGGAAAAGACTGTATCGCAGCTTCGCCAGCTGACGGACTATGAACTGGAGCTCAACGGCCGCCTCACGCATCCGATGCGCTACGATGCGGTGAGCGACCGTTACCTGCCGGTCGCGTGGAAGGATGCCTTTGCCGAGATCGGCAGCATTCTGACGGGCCTTGATAATCCCAACCGGGCGGAATTCTACACGTCGGGCCGGGCGAGCAACGAGGCCGCCTTCCTCTACCAGCTGTTCGTGCGGGTCTACGGCACCAACAATTTTCCCGACTGCTCCAACATGTGCCACGAGGCAAGCGGCATCGCCATGCGTCAGGCGGTCGGCGTGGGCAAGGGTACCGTGCTGCTGGAGGATTTTGAAGAGGCCGACGCGATCTTCGTGATTGGGCAGAACCCGGGCACCAACCATCCGAGGATGCTCGGCGACTTGCGCCGGGCGGCGATCCGCGGTGCGCGCGTCGTCGTCTTCAATCCCATCCGCGAACGCGGCCTGGAGCGCTTCTCCGATCCACAGGACAAGATCGAGATGCTGAAGGGTGGTTCGACTGACATCGCCAGCCTTTATCTGCAGCCGCAACTCGGCGGCGACATGGCCGCGGTGCGCGGGATGGCAAAGGCCGTGCTGGCCACGGAAGACGCAGCCGTCGCCGCCGGACTGCCCTCCGTTCTCGACCACGCATTTCTCGCCGAACATTGCGCGGGTTTTGCAGAATACCGGGCGGCGGTCGAGGCGACGAGCTGGGCTGACATCGAGGACCAGTCGGGACTGAGCCGGCAGGAGATCGAACGGGCGGCCGATGTCTATATCAACGCCGAACGGGTCATCTGCACCTGGGCGATGGGTGTGACTCAGCATCTGCATTCCGTGGCGACGATCCGCGAGATCGCCAACTTCATGTTCCTGCGCGGCAATATCGGCCGGCCGGGTGCCGGCCTGTGCCCGGTTCGCGGCCATTCCAACGTGCAGGGCGACCGCACCGTCGGCATCAACGAAAAGCCATCGGACGATATCCTCGATGCGCTGGAGAAGCACTTCCGCTTCACTGTTCCCCGCGAACATGGACACAATGTCCTTGCCGCGATCGGCGCGATGCTCGACGGCTCGGCTGAGGCCTTCATCGGGCTTGGCGGCAATTTTGCCCGCGCCACGCCCGACAGCGCGCTCGTTGAAAAGGCGCTGCGGCGGCTGAAGCTGACGGTGCACATCGCGACCAAGCCCAATCATTCGCATCTCATGCCCGGCGAGACGGCCTTCATCCTGCCGTGCCTAGGGCGCACCGAGATGGATCTGAACACGGCGGGCAATTCCCAGCTCGTGAGCGTCGAGGATTCGATGAGCATGGTGCATGGGTCTGCCGGCATCAATCGTCCGGCCTCGCCGCACCTCCTCTCGGAAGTTGCCATCATCGCCGGCATTGCGCAGGCGACGGTCGGCTCCGACGTGGTCGGCTGGGCAGAGCTCGCCGACGACCACGACCGCATCCGCGATCATATCGAGGCGACTATTCCAGGCTTCGAAAACTACAATGCGCGCCTGCGCAAGCCGCGCGGTTTCCACCTGCGCAACACGGCGGCCCATCGGGAGTGGGATACTCTGGCAGGCAAGGCATCATTTTCCTGCGAAGCGCTTCCCGACGAGACGGTGCATCAGCGGGCGCGAAAGGGCGAGGGGCGTTTCGCCCTGCAGACGTTCCGGTCGCACGATCAATACAATACGACGGTCTATGGTCTCGATGACAGATATCGCGGCGTCTATGGGGAACGGCAGGTCATCTTCATTCATCCAGCTGACCTCAAGGCGATGAATGCCGAGGCCGGTGACCGGGTCGACGTGGTCGGCGAGCATGATGACGGTATCGAGCGCATCGCTGAGAATTTCCGCTTTGTGCCCTATGACATTCCGCGAGGAAGCATAGCGGGTTATTATCCCGAACTGAACGTGCTCGTGCCGCTTGGCAGCGCGGGCAGGGAAAGCGATACGCCCACCTCGAAATCGATCATGGTGTCCTTCCGCCGGCGACAAGCCGCGTGA
- a CDS encoding AraC family transcriptional regulator, with the protein MTENSAAPFSFRFSGSSFDNMVETLGGAFGAFDAEPVGRARDFHWGLDFSVCDKAVLLTGYHEAEFQFNIEPTVDTAEYLSIVVPRSGGMGVTYGSRVAEAGQGKLLLYNNFEPNSVIMHGQSNVIDELLINWPVILQTIGQTFEMPFSGSLDLLPELDLSKPAGRLIGNLTETIISGMRDDGPLLQSPIAMAHMTQALADLVVRLVPHRLSHFLENGHALIAPRHVRRAIEFMHANIDQPITMPKVAEAAGVSSRALETGFRAFRGTSPAAYLLTLRLRAARQDLLDPESKETMKAICLKWGFFHFGRFSAVYKTTYGEYPSDTRKRVMRR; encoded by the coding sequence ATGACAGAAAATAGCGCTGCACCATTCTCATTTCGATTTAGCGGTTCGTCCTTCGACAACATGGTCGAAACGCTGGGGGGCGCTTTCGGTGCGTTTGATGCAGAGCCTGTCGGCCGCGCCCGGGACTTCCATTGGGGACTGGATTTCTCCGTCTGCGACAAGGCCGTCCTGCTCACGGGTTATCACGAGGCGGAGTTTCAGTTCAACATCGAGCCGACCGTCGATACGGCGGAGTATCTGTCGATCGTCGTGCCACGCAGCGGCGGCATGGGGGTAACCTACGGGTCCCGCGTCGCCGAGGCCGGGCAAGGAAAATTGCTTCTCTATAACAATTTCGAACCCAATAGCGTTATCATGCATGGGCAATCGAACGTCATAGACGAGTTGCTGATCAACTGGCCTGTCATCCTGCAGACGATCGGCCAGACATTCGAGATGCCGTTCAGCGGCTCTCTCGACCTGCTGCCGGAACTGGATCTGTCGAAGCCAGCCGGTCGGTTGATCGGCAATCTCACGGAAACGATCATCTCAGGCATGCGCGACGATGGCCCCTTGCTGCAATCGCCGATCGCCATGGCGCATATGACGCAGGCGCTGGCCGATCTGGTGGTGCGCCTGGTGCCGCACCGGCTGTCGCATTTCCTGGAGAACGGCCATGCCCTGATCGCCCCCCGGCACGTCCGCAGGGCGATCGAATTCATGCACGCCAATATCGACCAGCCGATCACCATGCCGAAGGTGGCCGAAGCCGCCGGCGTATCCAGCCGGGCGCTCGAGACCGGTTTTCGTGCGTTCAGGGGAACCTCTCCCGCCGCCTATCTGCTGACGCTTCGGCTGCGTGCGGCGCGCCAGGATCTGCTCGATCCCGAGAGCAAGGAGACCATGAAGGCCATCTGCCTCAAATGGGGCTTCTTTCATTTCGGCCGGTTTTCCGCAGTCTATAAAACCACCTACGGAGAATACCCTTCCGACACCAGGAAGCGCGTGATGCGTCGATAA
- a CDS encoding quaternary amine ABC transporter ATP-binding protein translates to MADHRFGGIKIRHLYKIFGPNPAAHVDAVQKGLSKTELNEKHGHVLGLKDINVEIPSGRIQVIMGLSGSGKSTLIRHINRLIDPTAGEVLVDGVDVVKMNETELRAFRRHQTAMVFQKFALLPHRNVLDNTIFGLEVQGMERSKAADVAMGWLERVGLKGFESKYPNQLSGGMQQRVGLARALSNDAPVLLMDEAYSALDPLIRTDMQSVLLDIQKEIKKTIVFITHDLDEALRLGDQIAILRDGEVIQQGTSQDIVLRPADAYIANFVKEVNRGRVIQVDAVMTSLHSGAAPGGLTIASGTTVEDAVRILASAAHDDARVVSPSGEALGLVTFRQLAGAMVNSQEAATRRDSALSVAL, encoded by the coding sequence ATGGCTGATCATCGTTTCGGCGGCATCAAGATTCGCCATCTCTACAAGATCTTCGGTCCCAATCCTGCCGCTCATGTCGATGCCGTCCAAAAGGGATTGTCGAAGACCGAGCTCAACGAAAAGCACGGCCACGTGCTGGGCCTGAAAGATATCAATGTCGAGATACCCTCGGGCCGCATCCAGGTCATCATGGGCCTTTCGGGCTCGGGCAAGTCGACGCTCATCCGCCACATCAATCGCCTGATTGATCCGACCGCTGGCGAAGTGCTGGTCGACGGCGTCGATGTCGTGAAAATGAACGAGACCGAATTACGGGCGTTTCGTCGGCACCAGACGGCAATGGTGTTTCAGAAGTTCGCGCTTCTGCCGCATCGGAATGTTCTCGACAATACCATCTTCGGCCTCGAAGTGCAGGGCATGGAGCGCTCGAAAGCCGCCGACGTCGCCATGGGGTGGCTGGAGCGGGTCGGCCTGAAGGGCTTCGAGAGCAAATATCCCAACCAGCTATCGGGCGGCATGCAGCAGCGCGTCGGGCTGGCGCGAGCCCTCTCGAACGATGCGCCGGTTCTGCTGATGGACGAGGCCTATTCGGCGCTCGACCCTTTGATCCGCACCGATATGCAGTCGGTCCTTCTCGACATTCAGAAGGAGATCAAGAAGACCATCGTCTTCATCACCCATGACCTCGATGAGGCCCTTCGGCTGGGCGACCAGATTGCGATCCTGCGCGATGGCGAAGTCATCCAGCAGGGCACCAGCCAGGACATCGTTCTGCGTCCGGCAGACGCCTACATCGCCAACTTCGTCAAGGAGGTCAATCGAGGCCGGGTCATCCAGGTCGATGCCGTCATGACATCCTTGCATTCCGGTGCGGCGCCAGGCGGATTGACGATTGCATCAGGCACGACCGTCGAAGATGCCGTCCGCATCCTGGCATCGGCGGCGCACGACGACGCCAGGGTGGTTTCACCGTCCGGGGAAGCGTTGGGGCTTGTCACCTTCCGCCAGCTCGCGGGCGCGATGGTAAACTCGCAGGAGGCGGCTACCCGACGCGACAGCGCCCTCTCGGTCGCACTCTGA
- a CDS encoding ABC transporter permease → MEWFYKFPHMDDDALRNLKKAIDDGFRAFTRSYGDAIESLFSPLQHFLIAADRFMTQTPWPIITAIILVIAWFGSRSLKIVLGCLVTLLLIGYFDMWDDTMRTVSMIFVCTVLSIAIGIPMGILMARSDRLQRVINPILDVMQTMPSFVYLIPVVMLLGIGKVPGLIAVVIYAIPPMIRLTDLGIRLVDKDVLEAADAFGTSSSQKLFKVQLPLALPTIMAGINQTIMMALAMVVVASMIGVQGLGQPVLKAIANQYFTLGIFNGLAIVGIAIIFDRVSQAYGKRLQKHREIVHG, encoded by the coding sequence ATGGAATGGTTTTATAAATTCCCGCATATGGATGACGATGCCCTTCGCAATCTGAAGAAGGCGATCGATGACGGTTTTCGCGCATTTACCCGCAGCTACGGCGACGCGATCGAAAGCCTGTTCTCGCCGCTGCAGCATTTCCTGATCGCCGCCGACCGCTTCATGACGCAGACGCCGTGGCCGATCATTACGGCAATCATCCTTGTCATCGCATGGTTTGGGAGCCGCAGCCTGAAGATCGTCCTTGGCTGTCTCGTCACACTGCTGTTGATCGGCTATTTCGACATGTGGGACGATACGATGCGGACGGTCTCGATGATCTTCGTCTGTACCGTTCTCTCCATCGCCATCGGCATTCCGATGGGGATATTGATGGCGCGTTCCGACCGGCTGCAGCGCGTTATCAACCCGATCCTCGACGTCATGCAGACGATGCCGAGCTTCGTCTACCTGATCCCTGTCGTCATGCTGCTCGGCATCGGCAAAGTGCCGGGACTGATCGCCGTCGTCATCTACGCCATCCCGCCGATGATAAGGCTGACCGACCTCGGCATCCGCCTGGTCGACAAGGACGTGCTCGAGGCAGCCGATGCGTTCGGAACGTCGAGCTCGCAGAAGCTGTTCAAGGTCCAGCTGCCGTTGGCGCTTCCCACCATCATGGCCGGCATCAACCAGACCATCATGATGGCGCTCGCCATGGTGGTCGTCGCCTCGATGATCGGCGTCCAGGGCCTTGGCCAGCCGGTTCTGAAGGCCATCGCCAACCAGTACTTCACCCTGGGTATTTTCAACGGCCTTGCCATCGTCGGCATTGCCATCATCTTCGACCGGGTCAGCCAGGCATATGGCAAGCGGCTCCAGAAGCATCGGGAGATCGTCCATGGCTGA